Proteins encoded within one genomic window of Fusarium musae strain F31 chromosome 4, whole genome shotgun sequence:
- a CDS encoding hypothetical protein (EggNog:ENOG41~BUSCO:EOG09260XMI), with amino-acid sequence MAEVDAMPTFGSELKDGFKPANAWLGHGIAWLEDIQQFYRERAAIEKEYSAKLTALAKKYFDKKNKKTAQLSVGDTPAMTPGSLESASLTTWTTQLTTLESRANEHDRYANNLISQVAEPLKFFGGRFEELRKRHSDYATKLEQERDASYASLAKTKGKYDTVCQEVESKRKKTESHYDKAKAQNAYTQQLFEMNNAKNTYIIAINVTNKQKEKYYHEYVPEVMDSLQDLSEFRTTKLNSLWTVATNLESDMLQQSNGMVQHQGTEILRNLPHLDSMMYIQHNMGTFNEPPDKHFEASPVWHDDGTMVVDETAKVFLRNVLGKSKSQLGELRREVDKKRREVESLKQLKQRVREGKEKKDEVEVVRILFSMQEDLHSIDRQRLTAEVETSTITSVVGDVTLGAKNHNFKSQTFKIPTNCDLCGERIWGLSAKGFDCRDCGYTCHSKCEMKVPPDCPGEQTKDERKKLKAERQDAANKLLKPSATMTSVHSNASDGPELTRSNTMTSLSSHSARPSLSGSISGQLSPSEETPPDAGRPSMSSAKSSGTMRKNRIMAPPPAAYITGSGGETNGGAKEEKKGKMLYAFEASGEGELTVQDGRDVVLLEPDDGSGWVKVRAGYKEGLVPSSYVEFTAVTIPAAPAPAARPSSTYSTSTTSSLAPSTKKKGPAVAPKRGAKKLRYVEALYEYTAQAESEHSMAEGERFVLVQDDPGDGWVEVEKAGVTGSVPASYVQAV; translated from the exons atggctgaggtGGACGCGATGCCCACCTTTGGCTCAGAGCTCAAG GATGGCTTCAAACCCGCGAATGCATGGCTCGGTCACGGCATCGCCTGGCTTGAAGATATACAGCAATTCTACCGCGAGCGCGCAGCCATCGAGAAGGAATATAGCGCAAAGCTTACAGCACTTGCCAAGAAGTactttgacaagaagaacaaaaagaCGGCTCAGCTCAGTGTAGGAGACACTCCTGCTATGACGCCCGGCTCGCTCGAAAG TGCTTCTTTGACCACATGGACAACCCAGCTTACGACGCTCGAATCCCGCGCCAACGAACATGATCGATACGCCAATAATCTCATTTCTCAGGTCGCCGAGCCGCTCAAGTTCTTTGGCGGCCGTTTTGAAGAATTGCGCAAACGACACTCCGACTACGCCACTAAGCTCGAGCAGGAGCGCGATGCTTCATATGCCTCACTCGCCAAGACAAAGGGTAAATACGACACTGTCTGCCAAGAGGTCGAGTCTAAGCGTAAGAAGACCGAGTCGCATtatgacaaggccaaggctcagAATGCCTACACACAACAGCTCTTCGAGATGAACAACGCCAAGAACACTTATATCATTGCGATCAATGTTACCAATAAGCAGAAGGAGAAATATTACCACGAATATGTCCCCGAGGTTATGGATAGTCTACAGGATCTTAGCGAGTTTCGAACGACCAAGCTGAACAGTCTCTGGACTGTTGCGACGAACCTCGAGTCTGACATGCTGCAACAAAGCAATGGCATGGTCCAGCACCAAGGCACCGAGATTCTGAGGAACTTGCCCCATCTCGACTCCATGATGTACATACAACACAATATGGGAACCTTTAATGAACCACCCGACAAGCATTTCGAGGCCAGTCCTGTTTGGCACGATGATGGCACCATGGTAGTAGACGAGACGGCCAAGGTCTTCTTGCGCAATGTCTTGGGCAAGTCCAAGTCGCAACTAGGAGAATTACGGAGGGAGGTTGATAAGAAGCGACGAGAGGTTGAGAGTCTCAAACAACTCAAGCAGCGAGTAAGggaaggaaaagagaagaaggacgaggtGGAAGTTGTTCGCATACTCTTCTCAATGCAGGAAGATCTGCATTCTATTGACCGTCAAAGATTGACGGCTGAAGTCGAAACATCGACAATCACATCTGTGGTGGGTGATGTGACGTTGGGTGCAAAGAACCACAACTTCAAGAGTCAAACGTTCAAGATACCCACGAATTGTGATTTGTGTGGAGAGAGAATCTGGGGACTGAGCGCAAAGGGCTTCGATTGTCGAGACTGTGGCTACACATGCCATAGCAAGTGTGAGATGAAGGTACCCCCTGACTGCCCTGGCGAACAGACCAAGGATGAgcgcaagaagctcaaggccgaACGCCAGGATGCCGCGAACAAGCTGCTCAAGCCTAGTGCCACGATGACATCGGTACATTCTAATGCTTCAGATGGACCAGAACTCACCCGTTCCAATACCATGACGTCTCTAAGCTCTCACTCGGCACGCCCATCTCTATCGGGATCCATATCTGGGCAGCTCAGCCCATCAGAGGAAACACCACCAGACGCAGGACGGCCAAGCATGTCTTCGGCCAAGTCATCTGGCACTATGCGCAAGAACAGAATCATGGCGCCTCCGCCAGCAGCTTACATCACAGGGTCCGGCGGTGAGACAAATGGTGGtgcaaaggaagaaaagaagggcaagatgCTGTATGCATTCGAAGCTAGTGGTGAGGGTGAACTCACAGTACAAGATGGTCGAGATGTGGTACTGCTGGAACCTGATG ACGGCTCCGGCTGGGTCAAGGTCCGCGCAGGCTACAAGGAAGGTCTCGTACCATCATCATATGTCGAATTCACCGCCGTTACTATACCCGCTGCTCCCGCTCCCGCAGCCCGACCATCATCTACCTATTCCACCTCCACAACATCCTCCCTAGCACCAtcaaccaagaagaagggtccCGCAGTAGCACCCAAACGCGGCGCAAAGAAGCTCCGCTACGTAGAAGCGCTATACGAATACACGGCACAGGCTGAGTCAGAGCACTCCATGGCTGAAGGCGAACGCTTCGTCCTTGTACAGGATGACCCGGGCGATGGCTGggtcgaggtcgagaaggCGGGCGTCACGGGAAGTGTGCCCGCGAGTTACGTGCAGGCCGTCTAG
- a CDS encoding hypothetical protein (EggNog:ENOG41), whose amino-acid sequence MALTLQTAIDKSNPLAEAIIVPSKPKALTISYSNLEADVSAFQRKLADLGITKAAPVSIALVNSYEFIVSFLAASWQRGIAAPLNPAYKQDEFEFYIEDVKSAIVLVPKGAWAAGAASVKAAKKFNAAVAECYWDAAKGEVALDVKDYGLLKGKKEKVLTAEPDDVALILHTSGTTSRPKVVPLTHRNLTRTMNNIKNTYQLTSKDRTMLVMPLFHVHGLLCGLLAPLFTGGSMVVPTKFSASEFWVDFNTHKANWYTAVPTIHQILLKNPPPSPKPEIRFIRSCSSPLSPTIFQQLEETYNAPVLEAYAMTEAAHQMTSNPLPPAKRKAGTVGIGQGVEVRILNEQGEEVPQGFEGEICIIGENVTKGYLNNPSANASSYHKNGFFRTGDQGKKDEDGYIIITGRIKELINKGGEKISPIELDNVLTRHPKIGEAVSFAIPDEVYGQDIGVAVVLKNGEKLTAEELKAWVAERSAKFKVPKKIYFTEIMPKTATGKIQRRIVAETMMSAPKAKL is encoded by the exons ATGGCACTCACACTCCAAACAGCCATTGACAAGAGCAATCCGCTCGCAGAGGCCATTATCGTGCcatccaagcccaaggcccTTACCATCAGCTACTCCAACCTCGAGGCCGACGTGTCCGCCTTCCAGCGCAAGCTCGCCGATCTCGGCATCACAAAAGCCGCGCCTGTTTCTATCGCGCTCGTCAACTCGTACGAGTTCATCGTCTCGTTCCTCGCTGCTTCGTGGCAGCGCGGTATCGCGGCCCCTCTCAACCCGGCTTATAAGCaggatgagtttgagttCTACATCGAAGATGTCAAGAGCGCCATCGTGCTTGTTCCCAAGGGAGCTTGGGCTGCTGGTGCGGCCAGTGTGAAGGCTGCTAAGAAGTTTAACGCTGCTGTTGCCGAGTGTTATTGGGATGCTGCCAAGGGCGAAGTTGCGCTCGATGTCAAGGACTATGGccttctcaagggcaagaaggagaaggttcTCACAGCTGAGCCTGATGATGTTGCTCTCATCCTTCACACCAG CGGCACTACTTCGCGGCCCAAGGTG GTCCCTCTCACTCACCGCAACCTGACCCGAACCATGA acaacatcaagaacacaTACCAACTCACATCCAAGGACCGAACCATGCTGGTCATGCCTCTGTTCCACGTCCACGGCCTTCTCTGCGGTCTCCTTGCTCCTCTCTTCACCGGTGGTTCTATGGTCGTTCCCACCAAGTTCTCCGCCTCTGAGTTCTGGGTCGATTTCAATACTCACAAGGCCAACTGGTACACTGCCGTGCCTACGATCCACCAgattcttctcaagaaccctCCTCCCAGCCCTAAGCCCGAGATTCGCTTCATCCGATCATGCTCCAGCCCTCTGTCACCCACCATCTTCCAGCAACTTGAGGAGACTTACAACGCCCCCGTTCTCGAGGCTTATGCCATGACCGAGGCTGCTCATCAGATGACATCCAACCCTCTCCCTCCTGCCAAGAGAAAGGCTGGAACTGTTGGTATTGGTCAGGGCGTTGAGGTGAGGATTCTCAATGAGCAGGGCGAGGAGGTTCCTCAGGGCTTTGAGGGTGAGATCTGCATCATTGGCGAGAATGTCACCAAGGGATATCTCAACAACCCTTCCGCCAATGCTTCTTCCTACCACAAGAACGGCTTCTTCCGAACAGGCGATcagggcaagaaggatgaggacggatacatcatcatcaccggcCGTATCAAGGAGCTTATCAACAAGGGAGGTGAGAAGATCAGCCCTATTGAGCTGGACAATGTCTTGACCCGTCACCCTAAGATTGGTGAGGCTGTCAGCTTTGCTATCCCTGACGAGGTGTACGGTCAGGATAttggtgttgctgttgtccTCAAGAACGGCGAGAAGTTGACTGccgaggagctcaaggcttggGTCGCTGAGCGAtctgccaagttcaaggtgcCCAAGAAG ATCTACTTCACCGAGATCATGCCCAAAACCGCAACTGGCAAGATCCAGCGAAGAATTGTTGCCGAGACCATGATGAGCGCGCCCAAGGCGAAGCTGTAG